Proteins co-encoded in one Bacteroidales bacterium genomic window:
- the lepB gene encoding signal peptidase I has product MKDTILNFLQKHSNTLKNLTDWVKAILFALIIVFFIKTFFYESYTIPSTSMENTLLRGDNILVSKFNYGPRLSLMKIIFPFLDSDESLFFRLPGISSVHRNDVIVFNYPINEKKNIEQRTPFIKRCVALPGDTLKIKNSHVIVNGDILEESENIEFNYFIRTNKPFNTDSLSDLGITEGGPVMDMAHYNFAMTRKMAKFIKKKSNVEEIKIISEDSGLYSSNLFPSSMYYMWNMDNYGPVVIPKKGTTVKLNKLTLPLYYRIISVYEGNIINVKNDSICTINGIPSKTYTFKMNYYFVMGDNRHNSRDSRFWGFLPEDHIIGKAVMIWFSTDRFKPTFNKFRSDRWFKMIR; this is encoded by the coding sequence ATGAAAGATACGATTTTGAATTTTCTTCAGAAACATAGCAATACATTAAAAAACTTGACGGATTGGGTAAAAGCAATCTTATTTGCTCTTATAATCGTATTCTTCATAAAAACTTTTTTTTACGAATCATATACTATCCCTTCCACATCAATGGAGAATACCCTTTTGCGTGGCGACAATATCCTTGTTAGTAAATTTAATTATGGACCTCGTCTTTCACTAATGAAAATTATTTTTCCATTTTTAGATAGTGATGAATCGTTATTTTTCCGTTTGCCAGGTATCTCTTCTGTTCACAGGAATGATGTTATCGTTTTTAATTATCCTATTAACGAGAAAAAAAATATCGAACAACGAACTCCTTTTATTAAACGCTGTGTTGCGCTGCCCGGTGATACTCTTAAAATTAAAAACAGCCATGTTATTGTTAATGGTGATATTCTGGAAGAAAGTGAAAATATAGAATTTAATTATTTTATACGAACCAACAAACCTTTCAATACCGATTCGCTTTCAGATTTGGGCATTACTGAAGGCGGCCCTGTTATGGATATGGCGCATTATAATTTTGCGATGACTCGAAAAATGGCAAAATTCATTAAAAAGAAAAGTAATGTTGAAGAAATTAAAATCATATCGGAGGACAGTGGATTGTATTCTTCAAATTTGTTTCCATCATCAATGTATTATATGTGGAATATGGATAATTATGGACCTGTTGTGATTCCAAAAAAAGGAACAACCGTAAAACTTAATAAACTCACATTACCCTTATACTATAGAATTATCAGCGTTTATGAAGGAAATATAATAAACGTAAAAAATGACAGTATTTGTACAATAAACGGTATCCCTTCAAAAACCTATACATTTAAAATGAATTATTATTTCGTAATGGGCGATAACAGGCATAATTCAAGAGATTCGCGTTTCTGGGGATTTTTACCTGAGGACCATATAATCGGAAAAGCAGTAATGATATGGTTTTCTACTGACCGGTTTAAACCTACATTTAATAAATTCAGGAGCGACAGATGGTTTAAAATGATACGTTAG
- a CDS encoding MoxR family ATPase, translated as MQETIDIRELNEKIQRESSFIDLLTMEMNKVIVGQKAMIERLLIGMLSNGHILLEGVPGLAKTLAIKTLAKTINAKFNRIQFTPDLLPADLIGTMVYSQKTEEFKVKKGPIFANFILADEINRSPAKVQSALLEAMQERQVTIGENTYPLEEPFLVLATQNPIEQEGTYPLPEAQVDRFMLKIVIGYPNKQDEKLIIRENMNMSLPTANTILSPDDILKARQIVREVYMDEKIENYITDIVFATRNPEEYKLPKFKSMINYGGSPRASINLAIASKAYAFLKRRGYVIPEDVRAVCHDVLRHRIGLTYEAEAENITTEEIINEILNTVEVP; from the coding sequence ATGCAAGAAACAATTGATATCCGAGAACTCAACGAAAAGATTCAAAGAGAAAGTTCTTTTATTGACTTACTTACCATGGAAATGAACAAAGTTATTGTTGGGCAAAAAGCAATGATTGAACGTTTATTGATTGGCATGCTTTCCAACGGGCATATTTTATTGGAAGGTGTCCCCGGACTGGCAAAAACATTAGCGATTAAAACCCTTGCCAAAACCATCAATGCAAAATTCAACAGGATACAGTTCACCCCCGACCTGCTTCCTGCCGACTTAATCGGTACTATGGTTTACAGCCAGAAGACAGAAGAATTCAAAGTGAAGAAAGGGCCTATCTTTGCTAACTTTATTCTTGCCGATGAGATAAACCGTTCCCCGGCAAAAGTGCAAAGTGCATTACTCGAAGCCATGCAGGAACGCCAGGTTACTATTGGTGAAAATACCTATCCTCTTGAAGAACCCTTTCTTGTTCTTGCTACACAAAACCCCATTGAACAGGAAGGAACTTACCCACTGCCCGAAGCACAGGTAGACCGTTTCATGTTGAAAATCGTTATCGGTTATCCGAACAAACAAGATGAAAAACTGATTATCCGCGAAAACATGAACATGTCGCTTCCTACAGCAAATACAATACTTTCGCCCGATGATATTTTAAAAGCACGCCAGATTGTCCGTGAAGTTTACATGGATGAAAAAATAGAAAATTATATCACTGATATTGTTTTCGCAACAAGAAACCCGGAGGAATATAAACTTCCGAAATTTAAAAGTATGATCAATTACGGTGGTTCGCCACGTGCAAGCATTAATCTTGCAATTGCTTCAAAAGCCTATGCTTTCCTGAAACGCCGTGGTTATGTAATTCCCGAAGATGTGCGTGCGGTTTGTCATGATGTGCTGCGTCACCGAATCGGGTTGACTTACGAAGCCGAAGCTGAAAATATCACAACCGAAGAAATCATCAATGAGATTTTAAACACCGTTGAAGTACCCTAA
- a CDS encoding C40 family peptidase has protein sequence MKFGMCNLSIVAVRREPSHRSEMVTQLLFGELFEITEKTDSWVKLKTIFDNYEGWLDEKQFMPLYYETFDKLSNFGTSITLDLVHVLTDNTRDVMIPVVLGSSLPHVANHTFYIEDGKYTYDGIVRPVKEEVTVDKIIENAFMYHDAPYLWGGRSPFGIDCSGFTQMTYKLSGINLMRDANQQATQGETIEFLSEAKPGDLAFFDNEEGNIIHTGIILPNSQIIHASGKVRVDTLDHEGIYNAQLKKYTHRLRIIKKII, from the coding sequence ATGAAGTTCGGAATGTGTAATCTTAGCATTGTAGCTGTAAGACGTGAACCGTCGCATCGCAGCGAAATGGTAACACAGCTTTTATTTGGTGAACTTTTTGAGATTACCGAAAAAACAGATAGTTGGGTTAAGCTTAAAACGATATTTGACAATTACGAAGGATGGCTTGATGAAAAACAATTCATGCCGTTGTATTATGAAACTTTTGATAAACTTAGTAATTTCGGCACTTCCATTACACTCGACCTGGTGCATGTGCTTACTGACAACACTCGTGATGTAATGATTCCCGTGGTACTTGGAAGTTCGCTGCCCCATGTTGCTAACCATACTTTTTATATAGAAGACGGCAAATATACTTATGATGGCATTGTACGGCCTGTAAAGGAAGAAGTAACTGTTGACAAAATCATTGAAAACGCTTTTATGTATCACGATGCGCCTTACCTTTGGGGAGGACGAAGTCCTTTTGGTATAGACTGTTCTGGATTTACGCAGATGACTTATAAACTTAGCGGGATCAATTTGATGCGTGATGCAAATCAGCAAGCTACACAAGGCGAAACCATTGAATTTTTATCGGAAGCAAAACCCGGTGATTTGGCATTTTTTGATAATGAAGAAGGGAATATAATTCATACAGGAATCATTCTTCCCAACAGCCAGATCATTCATGCTTCGGGAAAAGTCCGGGTTGACACTCTCGACCATGAAGGGATATACAATGCCCAGCTAAAAAAATACACACATCGGCTGCGCATCATAAAAAAAATAATATAA
- a CDS encoding CCC motif membrane protein yields MENQNFNQAPPPNYQNPQGFYQQPQLPNSTAVLVLGILSIVFCWGYGIVGLILGIIALSMSGKATATFNANPNMYSLTSYNNMKAGRVCAIIGTILSALFLIYVIIVIAFLGAFLSSMPWDMMNH; encoded by the coding sequence ATGGAAAATCAAAACTTTAACCAGGCGCCTCCGCCAAATTATCAAAATCCTCAAGGGTTTTATCAACAGCCTCAATTACCTAATTCAACAGCTGTTTTAGTATTGGGAATATTATCAATAGTATTTTGCTGGGGATACGGTATTGTCGGGTTAATTTTAGGAATCATTGCTTTGTCAATGTCAGGTAAGGCAACTGCTACTTTCAATGCCAATCCAAACATGTATTCTTTAACTTCTTATAATAATATGAAAGCAGGAAGAGTTTGTGCCATAATTGGGACGATACTTTCAGCATTATTCCTGATATATGTTATTATTGTTATTGCTTTTCTGGGAGCTTTTCTTTCAAGTATGCCCTGGGATATGATGAATCATTAA
- a CDS encoding DUF2752 domain-containing protein: protein MFADWLEQHTLPCFYHKYLGVDCPGCGMQRALIELLRGNLIESLKMYPALIPIIFILGYLIFHLIYKFRNGANVLKISFIFTSIIIVINFVVKLINY from the coding sequence ATGTTTGCCGATTGGCTTGAACAACATACATTGCCTTGCTTTTATCATAAGTATTTAGGTGTTGATTGTCCCGGTTGCGGAATGCAGCGTGCACTGATTGAGCTTTTACGCGGGAACCTTATTGAAAGTTTAAAAATGTATCCTGCATTAATACCAATTATATTTATACTGGGGTATTTAATTTTTCATCTTATTTATAAATTTAGAAATGGTGCAAATGTTTTAAAAATTTCATTTATATTTACATCAATTATAATTGTAATAAACTTTGTTGTTAAACTCATCAATTATTAA
- a CDS encoding HDIG domain-containing protein, with product MMKYFTRIAEKYSEIYKVLLFVISIVIVVLQFPQTGKFKYEYVKGKPWMHDDLIAPFDFAILKSDEEINNEKESALENNHLYFSVNNTVKIQKKNKFKTDFDEKWTAKYQGNNAAYREKSYNKGLEIIDSIYNKGIIQLSDKLEDKEGDYIINVVNENISEEKELSAFFTIQTADDYIIRSLNTSPGIDAALLTTLLENVISQNIFYDENFNSKYKEEILGGISLTRGMIQKDERVISKGELVTTEKYQIIESLKKEYEKQLGSSSKYTWIFIGQLLLVIISYTVLYLFLYSFRHEVFVDNKKVFFILLNIFMMVLVTSIVIKLDVGYLYLVPLCFVPVIIRAFYDTRLALFVHIITVIITGFLVPNSFEFKFLQLIAGIMAIISVVNLRRRLQFFITTILVFITYSATYTGMMLMQDGGFEGISINSYMMFAGSSLLVLFSYPLIYIFEKVFGFVTDISLLELSDVNSKLLRMLGLKAPATLQHSLQVANLAEDAIYAIGGNAMLTRAGALYHDVGKMEMPLYFTENQGMGGINPHDEITSEESAAIIISHVIKGIELAKKYNVPERIIDFIRTHHGTRRTLFFYNKFIKNNPDEVVDDSKFRYHGPIPFSKETAVVMMADAIEAASRSMKNPDEKSINDLVENIINSQIELNQYTNSDITFRDVSIIKKIFKRKLQNMLHVRVEYPA from the coding sequence ATGATGAAATATTTTACACGTATAGCTGAGAAATATTCTGAAATATATAAAGTACTTTTGTTTGTCATAAGTATTGTTATTGTTGTATTGCAGTTCCCGCAAACCGGGAAATTCAAATATGAATATGTAAAAGGAAAACCCTGGATGCATGATGATTTAATTGCTCCATTTGATTTTGCCATTTTAAAATCGGATGAAGAAATTAATAATGAAAAAGAATCGGCTTTAGAGAATAATCATCTTTATTTTTCTGTGAATAATACAGTTAAAATTCAGAAAAAAAATAAATTCAAAACAGATTTTGATGAGAAATGGACAGCAAAATACCAGGGCAATAATGCGGCATATCGGGAAAAGTCGTATAACAAAGGTCTTGAAATAATCGACAGTATATATAATAAAGGAATCATTCAATTATCCGATAAGCTTGAAGATAAAGAAGGCGATTATATAATTAATGTTGTAAATGAAAACATTTCTGAAGAAAAAGAACTTTCTGCTTTTTTCACCATTCAAACCGCTGATGATTATATAATAAGAAGCCTTAACACTTCACCGGGAATTGATGCGGCTTTGCTAACCACCTTACTTGAAAATGTTATCTCTCAGAATATTTTTTATGACGAGAATTTTAATTCAAAATATAAAGAAGAAATATTGGGAGGTATATCACTTACCCGCGGTATGATTCAAAAAGATGAGCGGGTTATATCGAAAGGCGAACTGGTAACAACAGAAAAATACCAGATCATCGAATCGTTGAAAAAAGAATATGAAAAACAATTAGGTTCATCTTCTAAATACACATGGATATTTATAGGTCAGCTTTTGCTGGTCATTATTTCATATACTGTTCTGTATTTGTTCTTGTATTCATTTCGTCACGAAGTATTTGTTGATAACAAGAAAGTGTTCTTCATTCTGCTTAATATCTTTATGATGGTTCTTGTAACCAGTATCGTTATTAAATTGGATGTGGGTTATTTGTACCTTGTTCCTTTATGTTTTGTTCCCGTTATAATTCGTGCATTTTACGATACAAGGCTCGCTTTATTTGTGCATATTATCACTGTAATTATAACAGGTTTTTTAGTTCCCAATAGTTTTGAATTTAAATTTCTACAGCTCATAGCCGGCATTATGGCGATAATCAGTGTGGTAAATCTAAGGCGCCGTTTACAATTTTTTATAACAACAATATTGGTCTTTATAACTTATTCTGCAACATACACAGGCATGATGCTTATGCAGGATGGCGGTTTTGAAGGAATCAGTATAAACAGTTATATGATGTTTGCCGGAAGTTCGCTTTTGGTTTTATTTTCATATCCGTTGATTTATATTTTCGAAAAAGTATTTGGATTTGTTACGGATATTTCGCTTCTCGAACTTTCTGATGTGAACTCAAAACTGCTTCGCATGTTGGGATTAAAGGCGCCTGCAACTTTACAGCATTCATTACAGGTTGCTAATCTTGCTGAAGATGCAATATATGCTATCGGCGGAAATGCAATGCTGACAAGGGCAGGAGCGCTGTATCATGATGTAGGGAAAATGGAAATGCCTCTGTACTTTACCGAAAACCAGGGTATGGGAGGTATTAATCCACATGATGAAATTACTTCTGAGGAAAGCGCTGCAATTATTATCAGTCATGTGATTAAAGGAATTGAACTGGCAAAAAAATATAATGTACCTGAACGTATCATTGATTTTATACGAACACATCACGGAACACGAAGGACTTTATTTTTCTACAACAAGTTCATAAAAAATAATCCTGATGAAGTTGTTGATGATAGTAAATTCAGGTATCACGGACCTATTCCATTCTCTAAAGAAACCGCTGTGGTAATGATGGCCGATGCAATAGAAGCAGCATCACGAAGCATGAAGAACCCTGATGAAAAATCAATAAATGATCTGGTTGAGAATATCATCAATTCACAAATTGAGCTTAATCAGTATACCAACTCCGATATTACTTTTCGTGATGTATCTATCATTAAAAAGATTTTCAAAAGGAAGTTACAGAATATGCTTCACGTAAGAGTAGAATATCCGGCATAA
- a CDS encoding NAD(P)H-hydrate dehydratase: protein MKILTSEQIRQVDKYTIEHEPITSINLMERAATKCTEWIIANIEKSKKIFVVCGLGNNGGDGLVIARHLHRKGYAVKTLIIKYSEKTSDDFSKNYERLKKLKNIKIAEIADANDFPEIKNDDVIIDAIFGSGLSKPVEYFAADVIEKINEANSLVIAIDFPSGLFSEDNSKNKFKNIIQADFTLTFQVPKLAFLFPENEQYVGEWVLLDIGLDKNSIEELSSSYFFIEENDIKLLLKHRGKYAHKGNFGHAIFFSGSFGKMGAAALGSKACLRSGAGLLTTHIPKCGYEIIQTSVPEAMCSVDDENNFLRTLPDISKYNAVAIGPGIGLEKDTQNLLKLLIQNSSVPVIFDADAINILAENKTWLSFIPKHSILTPHPGEFARLAGKPVNSNHRLELQKELSVKYGIYIIYKGAFTTISTPDGHFFFNSTGNPGMATGGSGDVLTGMLLGLKACGYSSFETCIIGTYMHGLAGDLAAEEKGEPSLIAGDIIENISGAFKKL from the coding sequence ATGAAAATCCTTACTTCTGAACAAATAAGGCAGGTTGATAAATATACCATTGAACACGAGCCAATAACTTCCATAAACCTTATGGAACGTGCTGCAACAAAATGCACCGAATGGATTATTGCGAATATCGAAAAATCAAAAAAAATTTTTGTGGTTTGCGGGTTGGGTAATAATGGTGGTGATGGGCTTGTAATAGCAAGGCATTTACACAGGAAAGGCTATGCTGTTAAAACATTGATCATAAAATATTCCGAAAAAACTTCTGATGATTTCAGTAAGAATTATGAACGACTGAAAAAACTTAAAAATATAAAGATTGCTGAAATTGCTGATGCGAATGATTTTCCTGAAATAAAAAATGATGATGTAATTATTGATGCTATTTTTGGTTCCGGTTTGTCGAAGCCTGTTGAATACTTTGCTGCCGACGTGATCGAAAAGATTAATGAAGCCAATTCATTAGTAATCGCAATTGATTTTCCATCTGGATTATTTTCTGAAGATAATTCAAAAAATAAATTTAAGAATATTATTCAGGCTGATTTTACGCTTACATTCCAGGTTCCGAAACTTGCATTTTTGTTTCCCGAGAATGAACAATACGTTGGTGAATGGGTTTTGCTCGATATTGGTTTAGATAAAAATTCCATTGAAGAATTATCTTCATCTTATTTTTTTATTGAAGAAAATGATATTAAACTTTTGCTTAAACATCGAGGGAAATACGCGCACAAAGGGAACTTCGGGCATGCAATATTTTTCTCGGGAAGTTTTGGAAAAATGGGCGCTGCTGCTTTAGGTTCAAAAGCATGTTTAAGAAGTGGTGCAGGTTTGCTTACCACACATATTCCTAAATGCGGTTATGAAATCATACAAACTTCTGTTCCGGAAGCTATGTGTTCGGTTGATGATGAAAATAATTTTTTAAGAACACTGCCCGATATTTCAAAATACAACGCTGTCGCAATAGGCCCGGGAATAGGGCTGGAGAAGGATACACAAAACTTATTGAAACTACTTATTCAAAATTCTTCAGTGCCTGTTATTTTCGATGCCGATGCAATAAATATTTTAGCTGAAAATAAAACATGGCTTTCATTTATTCCTAAGCATAGCATTTTAACGCCTCATCCCGGCGAGTTTGCAAGGCTTGCAGGGAAACCTGTTAACAGCAATCATCGTTTGGAATTACAAAAAGAACTTTCGGTTAAATATGGTATTTATATTATTTATAAAGGAGCCTTCACAACTATTTCCACTCCCGACGGACATTTCTTTTTTAATTCAACAGGAAACCCCGGAATGGCAACCGGTGGAAGCGGTGATGTGCTTACCGGAATGTTATTGGGATTAAAGGCTTGTGGCTATTCTTCATTTGAAACTTGTATAATAGGTACCTATATGCATGGATTAGCCGGGGATTTGGCTGCTGAAGAAAAAGGTGAACCTTCGTTAATAGCAGGTGATATAATAGAAAATATATCGGGAGCTTTTAAAAAATTATAA
- a CDS encoding inorganic phosphate transporter gives MFGLDTGVTLLLIMCMVCACGFEFINGFHDTANAVATVIYTNSLKPRIAVMMSGIMNFIGVYFGGIAVAMGIVNLLPVEALVDNNMAHGIAMIMSLICTAIIWNLTNWTFGIPISSSHSLIGSIFGVGLAYRFLPGSTNVALNWTKVGDVGLSLLVSPFIGFFFALFIMYFLKIVMGNSQIFKKPPTGKAPPTGIRSIMVLSCIGISFAHGSNDGQKGVGLIMLILIGIVPGYFALDLKQNPVDLKNNIVQIENSIHRIDTTKLNAEQLEKVHFIKCEADSLQNIISDAKSFDAIPKTEHFAIRKDILLLAKTSDKLLKSIKEDDNKALSADDNRMMSQYVAGMKKNTEYAPWWVILMVSISLGMGTMIGWKRIVVTVGEKIGKTQLNYAQGATSQIMAAATISASTLFGLPVSTTHVLNSGIAGSMVAQKGLDNLQGKTIKSIALSWVITLPVTTVLSGSIFLLLRWLIG, from the coding sequence ATGTTTGGATTAGATACAGGTGTAACGCTCCTATTAATCATGTGCATGGTTTGTGCTTGTGGCTTCGAATTTATTAATGGATTTCACGATACAGCAAATGCAGTAGCTACGGTTATTTACACGAATTCGCTGAAACCACGTATAGCCGTAATGATGTCGGGGATAATGAATTTTATTGGTGTATACTTTGGCGGGATTGCAGTGGCAATGGGAATCGTGAACCTGCTTCCTGTTGAAGCCTTGGTTGATAATAATATGGCGCATGGGATTGCTATGATCATGTCGCTGATATGTACTGCAATAATATGGAATCTTACCAACTGGACTTTTGGAATCCCTATTTCCAGTTCGCATTCACTAATAGGTTCTATTTTTGGAGTAGGTCTGGCATACCGGTTTTTACCGGGAAGCACTAATGTTGCATTAAATTGGACTAAAGTAGGCGATGTAGGATTATCACTATTAGTATCCCCATTTATAGGTTTTTTCTTTGCATTATTTATCATGTATTTTTTAAAAATAGTGATGGGCAATAGCCAGATATTTAAAAAACCTCCAACGGGGAAAGCCCCACCAACAGGTATCCGGTCAATTATGGTTTTATCATGTATTGGGATAAGTTTTGCACACGGGTCTAATGACGGGCAAAAGGGTGTAGGTTTAATAATGTTGATATTAATAGGGATTGTTCCCGGCTATTTTGCGCTCGACCTTAAACAAAACCCTGTGGATCTTAAAAATAATATTGTTCAGATAGAAAATTCAATTCACAGAATAGATACTACTAAATTAAATGCCGAGCAATTAGAAAAGGTACATTTTATAAAATGTGAAGCGGATTCATTACAAAATATAATTAGTGATGCTAAAAGTTTCGATGCCATACCTAAAACTGAACATTTTGCTATTAGAAAAGATATCCTTTTGCTTGCAAAGACTTCTGATAAACTTCTTAAAAGCATTAAGGAAGATGACAATAAAGCGCTTTCTGCTGATGATAACAGGATGATGAGCCAATATGTTGCAGGTATGAAAAAGAATACAGAATATGCTCCATGGTGGGTAATTCTTATGGTTTCGATTTCACTTGGAATGGGAACAATGATAGGTTGGAAAAGAATTGTTGTTACTGTAGGTGAAAAAATTGGTAAGACACAGCTCAATTATGCACAGGGAGCTACAAGCCAGATTATGGCTGCTGCAACAATAAGCGCATCAACATTATTCGGATTGCCTGTAAGCACTACACATGTTCTTAATTCAGGTATAGCCGGTAGTATGGTTGCACAAAAAGGTCTGGATAACCTTCAAGGCAAAACGATAAAAAGTATTGCTTTGTCATGGGTGATCACATTACCTGTTACTACAGTACTATCAGGTTCCATATTTCTTTTGCTCCGCTGGCTTATCGGATAA
- a CDS encoding DUF58 domain-containing protein: METSELIKKVRKIEIKTRGLSDQIFSGQYHTAFKGKGMAFSEVREYQYGDDIRSIDWNVTARFNHPYIKIFDEERELTVMLLIDISGSNEFGTQKQLKRELITEVAAVLSFSAIRNNDKVGVIFFSTKVEKFIPPKKGTFHILRIIRELINIKPENNGTDITEALKFFTNAIKKRSISFIISDFIGKDFEEALKIANRKHDVIALKINDLREKEIPDVGLMRVKDAETGKTHWIDTSSKVLREMYKKYKMDESEKLKNIFIKSGVDSVELDTGEDFIKPLKKLFKKREAR, translated from the coding sequence ATGGAAACCAGCGAACTGATAAAAAAAGTAAGAAAGATTGAGATCAAGACACGTGGATTGTCAGACCAAATCTTTTCGGGGCAATATCACACAGCCTTTAAAGGAAAAGGTATGGCGTTCAGCGAAGTCCGCGAATACCAGTATGGCGATGATATCCGCTCCATCGACTGGAATGTTACGGCACGTTTCAATCATCCTTATATAAAAATATTTGATGAAGAACGTGAACTGACGGTTATGCTTCTGATTGACATCAGCGGCTCTAATGAATTCGGTACCCAGAAACAACTAAAAAGAGAACTTATTACTGAAGTTGCTGCAGTTCTTTCATTCTCGGCAATCCGTAACAATGATAAAGTTGGAGTTATTTTCTTCAGCACTAAAGTGGAAAAATTTATTCCACCAAAAAAAGGAACATTCCATATTCTCAGAATTATCAGGGAACTTATCAATATTAAACCGGAAAATAATGGTACGGATATTACGGAAGCATTAAAATTTTTCACTAATGCAATTAAGAAAAGGAGTATTTCTTTCATCATCTCCGACTTTATTGGAAAGGATTTCGAAGAAGCTTTAAAAATTGCAAACAGGAAACATGATGTGATAGCCTTGAAAATTAATGACCTTAGAGAGAAAGAAATTCCAGACGTCGGGCTGATGCGTGTTAAAGATGCAGAAACAGGAAAAACCCATTGGATAGATACTTCCAGTAAAGTGTTAAGAGAAATGTATAAGAAGTATAAAATGGATGAATCGGAAAAACTGAAAAATATTTTTATTAAAAGTGGCGTCGATTCTGTTGAACTTGATACCGGTGAAGATTTTATAAAACCATTAAAAAAATTATTTAAGAAACGGGAAGCAAGATGA
- a CDS encoding WbqC family protein: MNNNSYNIFSTAYLPPISVISKINIYKCIYIDIYENYVKQTFRNRCHILSANGKLSLSIPVKKVNGNHTLTKDIEIDNSQPWQKIHWRAIESAYSNSPFFLYYRDAFEPFYLMETKYLIDFNNELLNLILKLTGIKTEILFSEKYFQPSINIIDLRNSISPKKENNISSKKYNQVFSEKFDFINDLSIIDLLFNEGKFCKEYL, encoded by the coding sequence ATGAATAATAATAGTTACAATATATTTTCTACTGCTTACCTTCCGCCTATTTCTGTTATCAGCAAAATCAACATATATAAATGTATCTATATTGATATATATGAAAATTATGTAAAGCAGACCTTTCGTAACCGTTGTCATATTTTATCTGCTAATGGGAAATTATCATTAAGTATTCCTGTAAAAAAAGTAAATGGAAATCACACGCTTACCAAAGATATCGAGATTGATAATAGTCAGCCATGGCAAAAGATACACTGGCGTGCAATAGAATCGGCTTACAGCAACTCTCCTTTTTTTCTTTATTACAGGGATGCGTTTGAACCATTCTATTTAATGGAAACAAAATATCTTATCGATTTTAATAATGAGCTTCTTAATTTAATTCTAAAACTTACCGGTATTAAAACTGAAATTTTATTTTCTGAAAAATATTTTCAACCATCAATAAATATCATCGACTTGCGAAATTCGATTTCACCAAAAAAAGAAAATAACATATCATCGAAAAAATACAACCAGGTTTTTTCAGAAAAATTTGATTTTATTAATGATTTAAGTATTATTGATTTGCTTTTCAACGAAGGGAAGTTCTGCAAAGAATACTTATAA